Proteins encoded in a region of the Deinococcus sp. YIM 134068 genome:
- a CDS encoding ParB/RepB/Spo0J family partition protein translates to MNATPLFQNQGERQYQVVPMVEIEPPELRGARNPIGPAVKQFGILTPLELYPAPEGSPYRYRVSAGTRRFHTARDVGLTEVPAFVSSHSGSAADITGIENLGRSNNPVAEALALRDKLNQGYNLKGVADLWGAPLGTLKKRARLLELPEWVLHLVGEQVAVGVVEQIAALNEPYRTQVVGALQAKVAGDPGAKFTADDLKGARVAQQEDLGDVLGAALMDAPAPLIEVDVVADLASRVEAMARNESVDLAALAQALLDLAGTGTVPEASSALDRTAVEGALEPAPLSPTPLPAVNRPPSRVRATRSGAA, encoded by the coding sequence ATGAATGCAACACCTTTGTTTCAGAACCAGGGCGAGCGGCAGTACCAGGTGGTGCCCATGGTGGAGATCGAGCCGCCCGAGCTGCGGGGCGCGCGCAATCCCATCGGCCCGGCCGTGAAGCAGTTCGGCATCCTCACGCCGCTGGAACTGTACCCGGCGCCGGAGGGCAGTCCCTACCGCTACCGCGTGTCCGCCGGGACCCGGCGTTTCCACACTGCCCGGGACGTGGGGCTGACCGAGGTACCCGCGTTCGTCAGCAGCCACAGCGGGTCGGCGGCCGACATCACCGGCATCGAGAACCTGGGCCGCTCGAACAACCCGGTTGCCGAGGCGCTGGCGCTGCGCGACAAGCTGAATCAGGGGTACAACCTCAAGGGTGTGGCGGACCTGTGGGGTGCGCCGCTCGGCACTTTGAAAAAGCGCGCGAGGCTGCTCGAGCTGCCCGAGTGGGTGCTCCACCTGGTCGGCGAGCAGGTCGCCGTCGGCGTGGTTGAGCAGATCGCCGCGCTGAACGAGCCGTACCGCACCCAGGTGGTCGGGGCCTTGCAGGCCAAGGTCGCGGGGGACCCGGGCGCGAAGTTCACGGCCGACGACCTCAAGGGCGCGCGGGTGGCCCAGCAAGAGGACCTGGGCGACGTGCTGGGTGCCGCGCTGATGGACGCCCCGGCACCCTTGATCGAGGTGGACGTGGTGGCCGACCTGGCGAGCCGGGTGGAGGCGATGGCCCGCAACGAGAGCGTGGACCTCGCCGCGCTGGCCCAGGCACTGCTGGACCTGGCCGGGACAGGGACCGTTCCGGAGGCGTCGTCGGCCCTGGACCGCACCGCCGTGGAGGGGGCGCTGGAGCCTGCCCCGCTGTCGCCGACTCCCCTGCCCGCTGTGAACCGGCCCCCGAGCCGGGTCCGGGCAACCCGCTCTGGGGCCGCCTGA
- a CDS encoding single-stranded DNA-binding protein, producing MALGLNRVTLVGRLVEDAALRYTPTGMAVLEGTLHGQEELFVGDSLRMVEWYHRFEQVGKAAEYSAERACVKGTPMVLDGSLEYSEWEAPEGGKRSALKVKALQLAVLDAPADAVPGLNQVTVSGHLARDVQLRHTAAKEPVLELRVGVTDRFRNRQGQSQEKTHWMDVVLWRHLATAHQDARKGTGVVVGGRLFNEAWTDRDGNKRLSTKVEARSVQVLARSSQDAPANVA from the coding sequence ATGGCTCTGGGACTGAACCGGGTGACCTTGGTGGGACGGCTGGTGGAGGACGCGGCGCTGCGGTACACGCCGACCGGTATGGCGGTGCTGGAAGGCACCTTGCATGGGCAGGAGGAACTGTTCGTCGGGGACAGTCTGCGGATGGTGGAGTGGTACCACCGCTTCGAGCAGGTCGGGAAGGCCGCCGAGTACTCGGCCGAGCGCGCGTGCGTGAAGGGCACGCCGATGGTGCTGGACGGCTCACTGGAGTACAGCGAGTGGGAAGCGCCGGAGGGCGGCAAGCGCAGCGCACTGAAGGTCAAGGCCTTGCAGCTCGCGGTGCTGGACGCCCCGGCGGACGCGGTGCCCGGTCTGAACCAGGTGACGGTCTCCGGCCACCTGGCACGCGACGTGCAGCTCCGGCACACAGCGGCGAAGGAGCCGGTGCTGGAGCTGCGGGTCGGCGTGACGGACCGCTTCAGGAACCGCCAGGGCCAGTCGCAGGAGAAGACGCACTGGATGGACGTGGTGTTGTGGCGGCACCTGGCCACGGCCCACCAGGACGCGCGCAAGGGGACGGGCGTGGTGGTGGGCGGGCGGCTGTTCAACGAGGCGTGGACGGACCGTGACGGCAACAAGCGCCTGTCCACGAAGGTGGAAGCGCGGAGCGTGCAGGTCCTCGCGCGCAGCAGTCAGGACGCCCCAGCAAACGTTGCCTAA
- a CDS encoding lytic transglycosylase domain-containing protein gives MTVKFLADFTRKWALIGGVISALSGSAQACGVIPQNLHGWAVYHAGRFGLDPDLLVSLIWVESRFCPRAVSPKGALGLGQLMPGTARDLGVTDPLDPRQNLYGAAKYLRQQWDTFKDWPLALAAYNAGPGNVMAAGGVPNISETRNYVAKVLATYRALKRAPVRFQGVNG, from the coding sequence ATGACAGTCAAATTTCTCGCCGACTTCACCCGCAAGTGGGCGCTGATCGGAGGCGTGATCAGCGCCCTTTCCGGTTCAGCCCAGGCGTGCGGCGTGATTCCCCAGAACCTCCACGGCTGGGCGGTGTATCACGCCGGACGTTTTGGTCTGGACCCCGATCTGCTGGTGAGTCTGATCTGGGTGGAAAGCCGGTTCTGCCCGCGCGCCGTCAGCCCCAAAGGGGCGCTCGGCCTGGGCCAACTGATGCCCGGAACGGCGCGCGATCTGGGCGTGACCGACCCGCTCGACCCCCGGCAGAACCTGTACGGGGCGGCGAAGTATTTGCGCCAACAGTGGGACACCTTCAAGGACTGGCCTCTCGCGCTGGCAGCCTACAACGCTGGCCCAGGCAACGTCATGGCGGCGGGGGGGGTACCCAACATCTCGGAGACCCGGAACTACGTGGCAAAAGTGCTCGCAACGTACCGGGCTTTGAAGCGGGCTCCGGTCCGGTTCCAGGGGGTGAACGGATGA